From the Kiritimatiellaceae bacterium genome, one window contains:
- a CDS encoding sigma-70 family RNA polymerase sigma factor — protein sequence MSDESKTQPSFGGPDDLELVHRSQTGDIAAYEELVRRYHSKIYGLIYGMTSSREDAEDLVQEVFVKAWKALGHFREQSSFYTWIYRIALNRTINFRKRRNRRQTVSFDEFDPDIKTSESYREFSSKGSVLRKMSLSEFQEKMNAAMLKLSEKQRAVVAMHDIQGLSHAETAEVMRCSEGTVRSRLFYAHKQLQAELAEFVK from the coding sequence ATGAGCGACGAATCAAAAACACAACCGAGTTTCGGCGGCCCGGACGACCTTGAACTGGTGCATCGTTCACAGACCGGCGACATTGCCGCCTACGAAGAACTGGTTCGGCGTTATCACAGCAAAATTTACGGACTCATTTACGGCATGACCAGCAGCCGCGAAGATGCCGAAGATCTGGTTCAGGAGGTTTTTGTCAAAGCGTGGAAAGCCCTCGGACACTTCCGTGAACAGTCCAGCTTTTATACATGGATTTACCGCATTGCATTGAATCGCACCATCAACTTCCGTAAGCGGCGCAACCGCCGGCAGACGGTATCTTTTGACGAGTTCGATCCGGATATTAAAACGTCCGAATCCTACCGCGAGTTTTCCAGCAAAGGATCGGTTTTGCGGAAAATGAGCCTGAGCGAATTCCAGGAAAAAATGAACGCGGCGATGCTCAAGCTGTCCGAGAAGCAAAGAGCCGTGGTCGCGATGCATGATATTCAGGGACTGTCCCACGCGGAAACTGCCGAAGTAATGCGCTGCTCGGAAGGAACAGTCCGCTCAAGGTTGTTTTATGCGCACAAACAGCTACAGGCGGAACTGGCGGAGTTTGTAAAATGA
- a CDS encoding pyruvate, phosphate dikinase: protein MANKQYVYFYGFGKEHTEGDKTMKAILGGKGANLAEMANAGLPVPPGLTISTEACACYSKSGGKYPEGMEEQLKKTLSKFEKLMGKKLGDPSDPLLVSVRSGAAISMPGMMDTVLNLGLNDKSVLGFIKQTGNERTAWDCYRRFIDMFGDVVMGPYTDLEHHHFEVEIEKLKKKYKAKEDTDLTAEQLKELVDIYKKVYQAHVKKPFPQDPMEQLNLSIQAVFGSWNSERAEKYRQINKVTGLLGTAVNVQAMVFGNMGDESGTGVAFTRDGGTGDSKPMGEYLINAQGEDVVAGIRTPKNIDDMPNEKSPIWKKAHADLLKIMDRLEKHYKYPQDVEFTVQEGKLWMLQTRNAKRTGLAGVRWAVEMVNGKDVYTGKALSKILTQKEAIMTVSGEDLEQLLFPIFDIAAEKKAKLITTAMPAGPGAAVGKIVFDAKEAEAAVAKDPKAQVILVRHETSPEDVGGMWAAQGVLTSTGGMTSHAAVVARGWGKCCICGAGALQIDYKKRTVTVGKKAYKAGDFISLNGSTGMVYEGQIPTQSSPVVSGVVDNNAAAKKHPIYKMYEQISQWSDAHRKINVRTNADTPKDAQNAREFGAEGIGLCRTEHMFFEGDRIWAIREFIIADDEAGRKKALAKLLKLQQKDFEGIFKAMDGLPVTVRLLDPPLHEFVPHTAKDQAEMAKRLNVPAKQVADRVQQLHEFNPMLGHRGCRLSVTYPELCVMQTTAIIAAACKVGKAKKKVKVLPEIMIPLVGAKAELDFLVKIVRETAEEVIKKEGVKLKYMVGTMIEIPRAALTADELAETAEFFSFGTNDLTQMTFGFSRDDIGSFLPDYLQEKLLPCDPFQHLDQRGVGQLVQMGVEKGRSTRPDLKCGICGEHGGDPASVKFCCKAGLNYVSCSPFRVPIARLAAAQAAIQG from the coding sequence ATGGCGAACAAACAGTACGTGTACTTCTACGGATTCGGTAAGGAACATACCGAAGGCGACAAAACGATGAAGGCAATTCTCGGCGGCAAAGGCGCCAATCTTGCCGAAATGGCCAATGCCGGACTTCCGGTTCCTCCCGGCCTGACGATTTCCACCGAAGCCTGCGCCTGCTACAGCAAGAGCGGCGGCAAATATCCGGAAGGCATGGAAGAACAGCTCAAAAAGACCCTCAGCAAATTCGAAAAACTGATGGGCAAAAAGCTCGGCGATCCGAGTGATCCGCTGCTCGTCTCTGTCCGCTCCGGCGCCGCGATCTCGATGCCCGGCATGATGGACACCGTTCTCAATCTCGGCCTGAACGACAAATCGGTTCTCGGGTTCATCAAGCAGACCGGCAATGAGCGCACCGCGTGGGACTGCTACCGCCGCTTCATCGACATGTTCGGTGACGTCGTGATGGGCCCCTATACCGATCTCGAACACCACCACTTCGAAGTCGAAATCGAAAAGCTGAAGAAAAAATATAAAGCCAAAGAAGACACCGACCTGACCGCCGAACAGCTCAAGGAGCTGGTTGACATCTATAAGAAGGTCTATCAGGCGCATGTCAAAAAGCCGTTCCCGCAGGATCCGATGGAACAGCTCAATCTCTCCATTCAGGCCGTATTCGGTTCGTGGAACTCTGAGCGCGCTGAAAAATACCGCCAGATCAATAAGGTCACCGGCCTGCTCGGCACGGCCGTAAACGTTCAGGCGATGGTCTTCGGCAACATGGGCGACGAGTCCGGTACCGGCGTGGCCTTCACCCGTGACGGTGGAACAGGCGACAGCAAGCCGATGGGCGAATATCTCATCAACGCGCAGGGCGAAGACGTGGTGGCTGGCATCCGCACTCCGAAAAATATCGACGACATGCCGAACGAAAAATCTCCGATCTGGAAAAAGGCGCACGCCGACCTGCTCAAGATTATGGACCGTCTCGAGAAGCACTACAAATATCCGCAGGACGTGGAATTCACCGTTCAGGAAGGCAAGCTTTGGATGTTGCAGACCCGCAATGCCAAGCGCACCGGTCTGGCTGGCGTCCGCTGGGCTGTTGAAATGGTCAACGGGAAAGATGTTTACACCGGCAAGGCGCTTTCCAAAATTCTGACGCAGAAGGAAGCGATCATGACCGTTTCCGGCGAAGACCTCGAACAGTTGCTGTTCCCGATCTTCGACATTGCGGCTGAAAAGAAAGCCAAGCTGATCACCACGGCGATGCCCGCAGGACCCGGTGCTGCTGTCGGTAAGATTGTTTTCGACGCCAAAGAAGCCGAAGCGGCCGTAGCGAAAGATCCGAAAGCGCAGGTTATTCTCGTCCGCCACGAAACCAGCCCCGAAGATGTCGGCGGCATGTGGGCGGCACAGGGCGTACTCACCTCGACTGGCGGCATGACCTCCCACGCGGCGGTTGTTGCCCGCGGCTGGGGCAAGTGCTGTATTTGCGGCGCTGGCGCTCTGCAAATCGACTATAAGAAACGCACCGTCACCGTCGGCAAGAAAGCCTACAAAGCGGGCGACTTCATCAGCCTGAACGGATCAACCGGTATGGTTTATGAAGGCCAGATTCCGACGCAGTCGAGCCCGGTCGTTTCCGGCGTGGTGGACAACAACGCCGCCGCCAAGAAACACCCGATCTACAAAATGTACGAACAGATTTCCCAGTGGTCGGACGCTCACCGCAAGATCAACGTCCGCACCAATGCCGACACACCGAAAGACGCTCAGAACGCCCGCGAATTCGGTGCCGAAGGAATCGGCCTCTGCCGTACCGAGCACATGTTCTTCGAAGGCGACCGTATCTGGGCGATCCGCGAGTTCATCATTGCCGACGACGAAGCGGGCCGGAAGAAAGCTCTCGCTAAACTGCTCAAGTTGCAGCAGAAAGATTTCGAAGGCATCTTCAAGGCGATGGATGGCCTGCCGGTAACCGTGCGCCTGCTCGATCCGCCGTTGCATGAATTCGTTCCGCATACCGCGAAAGATCAGGCCGAAATGGCGAAACGTCTGAATGTTCCGGCAAAACAGGTTGCGGATCGCGTCCAGCAGCTGCATGAATTCAATCCGATGCTCGGACACCGCGGCTGCCGTCTCTCGGTAACCTATCCGGAACTCTGCGTCATGCAGACGACCGCGATCATCGCCGCCGCCTGTAAAGTCGGCAAGGCCAAGAAAAAAGTCAAAGTTCTGCCGGAAATCATGATCCCGCTCGTCGGCGCCAAAGCCGAGCTCGACTTCCTTGTGAAGATCGTCCGCGAAACGGCCGAAGAAGTGATCAAGAAAGAAGGCGTGAAGCTGAAATATATGGTCGGCACGATGATCGAAATTCCGCGCGCCGCGCTGACCGCTGACGAACTGGCCGAAACCGCCGAGTTCTTCAGCTTCGGCACCAACGACCTGACACAGATGACCTTCGGGTTCAGCCGCGACGATATCGGCTCGTTCCTGCCGGACTACCTGCAGGAAAAACTGTTGCCGTGCGACCCGTTCCAGCACCTCGACCAGCGCGGCGTAGGCCAGCTGGTGCAGATGGGCGTGGAAAAAGGCCGCTCGACCCGTCCGGATCTCAAGTGCGGGATCTGCGGTGAACACGGCGGCGACCCGGCCAGCGTGAAGTTCTGCTGCAAAGCCGGACTGAACTATGTCAGCTGTTCGCCGTTCCGCGTACCGATCGCCCGTCTGGCTGCCGCGCAGGCCGCCATTCAGGGCTAG
- a CDS encoding low molecular weight protein arginine phosphatase, producing the protein MKKLIFVCTGNTCRSPMAEGLMKNLLGPDCGWDISSAGVHANNGCPASSGAVEALRMLGLDLSGHSSRRLTPALVHNADLLVTMTRGHRDAILAIAPESAGKVFLLKSFGVAQCAADIYDPVGEALDVYCRVRDEIDAALPDLILYMMEQRN; encoded by the coding sequence ATGAAAAAGCTGATTTTTGTCTGTACCGGCAATACCTGCCGGAGCCCGATGGCCGAAGGGCTGATGAAAAACCTGCTCGGGCCGGATTGCGGCTGGGATATTTCGTCGGCGGGCGTTCATGCGAACAACGGTTGTCCGGCAAGCTCCGGCGCGGTGGAAGCGCTCCGGATGCTGGGGCTTGATCTGTCCGGCCACTCCAGTCGGCGGTTGACTCCGGCGTTGGTTCATAACGCCGATTTACTCGTCACCATGACGCGCGGTCACCGCGACGCCATTCTGGCCATCGCGCCGGAAAGCGCGGGCAAAGTTTTCTTGCTAAAATCGTTCGGAGTTGCACAATGCGCGGCTGATATTTACGACCCGGTCGGGGAGGCGCTGGACGTTTACTGCCGCGTGCGCGACGAAATTGACGCCGCTTTACCCGACCTGATTCTTTACATGATGGAGCAAAGGAACTGA
- the rpiB gene encoding ribose 5-phosphate isomerase B produces the protein MKIVIGADHGGVELKEKFVSLLKTKGFEIEDVGTNSAESVDYPDYAAAVACRVSQGKADQGILICNTGIGMSITANKFPRVRAAVCCTPEMAKLTRIHNASNVLCLGANNVADSVSLEILEAWLANKPEAGGRHERRVNKIKALGKSTSDAIALYDADPEMYKILRDENVRQKNNIELIASENIVSQAVREAQGSRLTNKYAEGYPGKRWYNGCEYADEAERLAIDRAKQLFGAEHVNVQPHCGSSANMAVYYAMLQPGDTILAMSLAEGGHLTHGHPMNFSGRFFKIIPYGVRKDTEQIDYDELQRLAEEHKPRMLVAGASAYSRIIDFKRMRKIADSVGAYFTVDMAHIAGLVAAGCHPSPVPEADFVTTTTHKTLRGPRGGMILCKEKFAADIDRQVFPGIQGGPLMHVIAAKAVAFGEALTPEFNAYQQQVVKNAKALAEAMQANGFRIVSGGTDNHLMLVDVSSCGLTGKDVANALDKASITANKNGIPFDQKSPFVTSGVRLGTPAVTTRGMKEADMVQIANFFKAVTDTMADEKKLAEIRAEVIAFSNRFPLL, from the coding sequence ATGAAAATCGTTATCGGTGCAGATCACGGCGGCGTAGAGCTGAAAGAAAAATTTGTATCCCTTCTGAAAACCAAAGGGTTCGAAATCGAAGACGTCGGAACCAACTCCGCCGAATCCGTTGATTATCCCGATTACGCCGCCGCCGTCGCGTGCCGGGTTTCACAGGGAAAGGCCGACCAGGGAATTCTGATCTGCAATACCGGTATCGGCATGAGCATCACCGCCAACAAATTTCCGCGCGTCCGCGCCGCCGTCTGCTGTACGCCGGAAATGGCCAAACTGACCCGTATCCACAATGCGTCCAACGTTCTCTGTCTCGGCGCAAACAATGTCGCGGATTCCGTCTCTCTGGAAATTCTCGAAGCGTGGCTGGCGAACAAGCCGGAAGCGGGCGGCCGCCACGAGCGGCGCGTCAACAAGATCAAAGCCTTGGGCAAGAGTACCAGCGACGCGATCGCGCTCTATGACGCCGATCCGGAAATGTACAAAATTCTCCGCGACGAAAACGTCCGGCAGAAAAACAACATTGAGCTGATCGCCTCCGAAAACATTGTCAGTCAGGCCGTGCGTGAAGCGCAGGGTTCGCGCCTGACCAACAAATATGCCGAAGGGTATCCGGGCAAGCGCTGGTACAACGGTTGCGAATACGCCGACGAAGCCGAGCGGCTCGCCATCGACCGCGCCAAACAACTGTTCGGTGCCGAGCACGTCAACGTACAGCCGCACTGCGGCAGCAGTGCCAATATGGCGGTCTACTACGCCATGCTGCAGCCGGGTGACACCATTCTCGCCATGAGTCTCGCCGAAGGCGGACACCTGACCCACGGTCACCCGATGAATTTTTCCGGCCGCTTTTTCAAAATCATCCCGTACGGCGTACGGAAAGACACCGAGCAGATTGATTACGACGAGCTGCAGCGTCTTGCGGAAGAACACAAGCCGCGCATGCTGGTCGCCGGAGCCAGCGCTTATTCGCGTATCATTGATTTCAAGCGGATGCGGAAAATCGCCGACTCTGTCGGCGCTTACTTCACCGTGGACATGGCGCACATCGCCGGTCTGGTCGCCGCCGGGTGCCATCCGAGTCCCGTGCCGGAAGCGGACTTTGTTACAACCACAACGCACAAAACGCTGCGCGGCCCGCGCGGCGGCATGATTCTCTGCAAAGAAAAATTCGCTGCCGATATCGACCGGCAGGTTTTCCCCGGCATTCAGGGCGGCCCGCTGATGCACGTCATCGCCGCGAAAGCCGTCGCTTTCGGCGAAGCGCTGACGCCGGAATTTAACGCCTACCAGCAACAGGTCGTCAAAAATGCCAAGGCGCTGGCCGAAGCCATGCAGGCCAACGGATTCCGTATCGTTTCCGGCGGCACCGACAATCACCTGATGCTGGTGGATGTCAGCTCATGCGGGTTGACCGGTAAGGATGTGGCCAATGCGCTGGACAAGGCGTCGATCACTGCCAATAAAAACGGCATACCGTTTGACCAGAAGAGTCCGTTCGTCACCTCCGGCGTGCGGCTCGGAACTCCGGCGGTCACCACGCGCGGCATGAAGGAAGCGGACATGGTGCAGATCGCCAATTTTTTCAAAGCCGTCACCGACACTATGGCGGACGAAAAGAAGCTGGCGGAAATTCGCGCAGAAGTCATCGCGTTCTCCAACCGTTTTCCTCTGCTGTAA
- the purE gene encoding 5-(carboxyamino)imidazole ribonucleotide mutase, with translation MAKPQVAIVMGSASDWKTVECCFQTLGEFGIKAEVKVMSAHRTPHEACEFAENAAKNGFKVIIGAAGGAAHLAGVLAGHTILPVIGIPMPGWALDGMDSLLSTVQMPKGVPVATVAIGKAGAINAAILAVQMLALSDAGLKRKLVAYKAKMRKEVLKSNAELQTLIGK, from the coding sequence ATGGCTAAACCGCAAGTTGCAATCGTGATGGGAAGTGCCAGTGACTGGAAAACCGTCGAGTGCTGTTTTCAGACGCTGGGAGAATTCGGCATCAAAGCCGAAGTAAAAGTCATGTCGGCTCACCGGACACCGCACGAAGCGTGCGAGTTCGCCGAAAACGCCGCCAAGAACGGTTTCAAAGTCATCATCGGCGCAGCAGGCGGCGCGGCGCACCTCGCCGGAGTTCTGGCCGGTCACACGATTCTGCCGGTGATCGGAATTCCGATGCCGGGCTGGGCGCTCGACGGAATGGATTCGCTGCTTTCGACTGTGCAGATGCCGAAGGGCGTTCCGGTCGCTACCGTCGCGATCGGCAAGGCGGGCGCGATCAACGCCGCGATTCTCGCCGTACAGATGCTGGCGCTTTCCGATGCCGGACTGAAACGCAAGCTGGTGGCCTACAAAGCCAAAATGCGTAAAGAGGTGCTCAAGTCGAACGCCGAGCTGCAAACCCTGATTGGAAAGTAG
- the nadB gene encoding L-aspartate oxidase has product MQTRDTDFLVIGSGLAGLTAALRLSAHGKVLVAAKRSADEGNTRYAQGGVACVVDPADSMAEHITDTLQTGGGLSEESAVRAIVEGGPERIAELETLGVHFERSHDNPAEYDLGQEGGHSRRRVLHAGDITGAALEKGLLARAKADPNITIAENWLAIDVVPTGWIGLSGENRCVGCYFLDKTSGEILAVRSPVTILATGGLGKVYLYTSNPDVATGDGVAMAWRAGLPIRDMEMIQFHPTCLYHPDAKTFLISEAVRGEGAKLIDRRGHEFVYDFDERGPLAPRDITARAIDSVMKKHGDPFVYLDISHRDADFLQQRFPTLYKACLKYGFDMARAPVPVVPAAHYSCGGVVADVNGRTAMPGLYAVGEVASTGLHGANRLASNSLLEALVCGHRCADEASRVWKENPVANLTIPRWECGDAVSSNEEIVVAHDWNEVRSVMWDYVGIVRSDRRLMRARRRIHNIREEIRSYYKEYLVTADLIELRNLAAVAELIVRSAQHRKESRGLNYNEDWPETSAHARHTVIQDRPGGPLDVE; this is encoded by the coding sequence ATGCAAACACGCGACACAGATTTTCTGGTAATCGGCAGCGGGCTGGCGGGATTGACCGCCGCGTTGCGGCTGAGCGCGCACGGCAAGGTGCTGGTGGCGGCCAAACGCTCCGCCGACGAAGGGAATACCCGCTATGCGCAAGGCGGCGTCGCTTGCGTCGTCGATCCGGCGGACTCCATGGCGGAGCACATTACCGATACACTGCAAACCGGTGGAGGCCTCAGCGAAGAATCCGCTGTGCGCGCCATTGTCGAAGGCGGGCCGGAGCGGATTGCGGAACTCGAAACACTGGGCGTCCACTTCGAGCGCAGCCACGATAATCCCGCCGAATACGATTTGGGTCAGGAAGGCGGACATTCCCGCCGCCGTGTTCTGCATGCCGGTGACATTACCGGCGCGGCGCTCGAAAAAGGACTGCTCGCCCGCGCCAAGGCCGATCCGAACATTACCATCGCCGAAAACTGGCTGGCGATCGACGTGGTGCCGACCGGCTGGATCGGCCTGTCCGGCGAAAACCGCTGTGTCGGCTGTTACTTTCTCGATAAAACCTCCGGCGAAATCCTCGCCGTTCGCTCGCCGGTCACCATTCTCGCCACCGGCGGGCTCGGCAAAGTTTACCTTTATACCAGCAACCCGGACGTCGCCACCGGCGACGGCGTGGCGATGGCGTGGCGCGCCGGACTGCCGATCCGCGATATGGAGATGATCCAGTTTCATCCGACCTGTCTTTATCATCCCGATGCGAAAACGTTTTTGATTTCCGAAGCGGTGCGCGGCGAAGGGGCGAAGCTGATCGACCGGCGCGGGCACGAATTTGTTTATGACTTTGACGAACGCGGCCCGCTGGCGCCGCGCGACATCACGGCTCGCGCCATTGACTCGGTCATGAAAAAGCACGGCGATCCGTTCGTCTATCTCGACATCTCGCACCGCGACGCCGACTTTTTGCAGCAGCGCTTTCCGACGCTTTATAAAGCCTGCCTGAAATACGGTTTCGACATGGCCCGCGCGCCGGTGCCGGTTGTTCCGGCGGCGCACTATTCCTGCGGCGGCGTGGTTGCCGACGTCAATGGCCGCACGGCAATGCCGGGGCTTTACGCCGTCGGCGAAGTCGCCAGCACAGGACTGCACGGCGCAAACCGTCTCGCCAGCAATTCACTGCTCGAAGCGCTGGTCTGCGGACATCGTTGCGCGGACGAAGCATCCAGAGTCTGGAAAGAAAATCCGGTGGCGAATCTTACGATTCCGCGCTGGGAGTGCGGCGACGCGGTTTCCAGTAATGAAGAGATTGTCGTCGCGCACGACTGGAACGAAGTGCGCTCGGTGATGTGGGACTACGTCGGGATTGTCCGCTCCGACCGGCGGCTGATGCGGGCGCGGCGGCGTATTCATAACATTCGCGAAGAAATCCGCAGCTACTATAAGGAATACCTCGTCACCGCCGATCTGATTGAACTGCGCAACCTCGCCGCCGTGGCGGAACTGATTGTCCGTTCCGCCCAGCACCGCAAAGAAAGCCGCGGACTGAATTATAATGAAGACTGGCCGGAAACTTCCGCCCACGCCCGCCATACCGTCATTCAAGATCGGCCCGGCGGCCCGTTGGATGTGGAATAA
- the purD gene encoding phosphoribosylamine--glycine ligase, with product MKVLVIGNGGREHALCWKLKNDSRKPELFCAPGNAGTAQLGTNLALSATDVTGIVSWAKANQPDLTVIGPEAPLCAGLADALESAGFRVFGPRKAAAELEGSKKFAKEIMQAAGVPTAACAVFTDAGKACAYVRQRGAPIVIKADGLAAGKGVTVAETVEQAEDAIKDALGGAFGDAGSRVVIEDFLVGEEASILALIDGEHVVMLASSQDHKRVFDGDLGPNTGGMGAYSPAPVATDAVLDIVRTEVYGRTLAELKKRGITYKGVLYAGLMIHNGQPSVVEFNCRFGDPETQAVLARWDGDIIPALEACIDGTLSENLISWKKEQSVCVVMAAGGYPGDYKKGDEISGLDAAAEHAVVFHAGTALKDGKVVTAGGRVLGVTGIGKDLRAAVDNAYAAVKKISWNGGFYRKDIAHRELKRK from the coding sequence ATGAAGGTACTGGTGATTGGAAACGGCGGACGGGAACACGCGCTCTGCTGGAAACTGAAGAACGATTCGCGCAAGCCGGAGCTTTTCTGCGCGCCCGGTAACGCCGGTACCGCTCAGCTCGGCACCAATCTCGCCCTTTCCGCCACCGATGTCACCGGAATTGTCAGCTGGGCCAAAGCCAACCAGCCCGATCTGACTGTGATCGGCCCCGAAGCGCCGCTCTGCGCCGGTCTGGCCGACGCGCTGGAATCCGCGGGCTTCCGTGTATTCGGTCCGCGCAAGGCCGCCGCCGAGCTTGAGGGCAGTAAAAAATTCGCCAAAGAAATTATGCAGGCCGCCGGAGTTCCGACCGCCGCCTGCGCCGTTTTTACCGATGCCGGTAAAGCCTGCGCTTATGTCCGTCAGCGCGGCGCACCGATCGTTATCAAAGCCGACGGCCTCGCCGCCGGTAAAGGCGTGACGGTTGCCGAAACCGTCGAACAGGCCGAAGACGCCATCAAAGATGCGCTTGGCGGAGCGTTCGGCGACGCCGGAAGCCGCGTCGTCATCGAAGATTTTCTGGTCGGCGAAGAAGCTTCCATCCTCGCGCTGATCGACGGAGAACACGTCGTGATGCTCGCTTCGTCGCAGGATCATAAGCGTGTGTTCGACGGCGACCTCGGCCCGAACACCGGCGGCATGGGCGCCTACTCGCCCGCGCCGGTCGCCACCGATGCTGTGCTCGATATCGTCCGCACCGAAGTGTACGGCCGTACGCTGGCCGAACTGAAAAAGCGCGGCATCACCTACAAAGGCGTGCTCTACGCCGGGCTGATGATTCATAACGGCCAGCCGAGCGTGGTCGAATTCAACTGCCGCTTCGGCGATCCCGAAACGCAGGCGGTGCTGGCCCGCTGGGACGGCGACATCATTCCCGCGCTCGAAGCCTGTATCGACGGCACGCTTTCCGAAAATTTGATTTCGTGGAAAAAAGAGCAGTCCGTTTGCGTCGTCATGGCGGCGGGCGGCTATCCCGGCGACTATAAAAAAGGCGACGAAATTTCCGGCCTCGACGCGGCGGCGGAACACGCCGTCGTCTTCCACGCCGGTACCGCGCTCAAGGACGGCAAGGTCGTCACCGCCGGTGGCCGCGTACTCGGCGTCACCGGAATCGGCAAGGATCTGCGCGCCGCCGTCGACAACGCTTACGCCGCCGTGAAAAAAATCTCGTGGAACGGCGGTTTTTACCGCAAAGATATCGCCCACCGTGAACTGAAAAGAAAGTAG
- a CDS encoding threonylcarbamoyl-AMP synthase, producing the protein MNKLVQINATQPEPEIIRRACALLEAGELVVVPTETVYGIACDPAHLEKLYAAKERERGKPIARLAASFEQVEALGAKFGVHGLALAKKYWPGSLTLVLDTPDGLTGFRVPAHEVPLALARAFGKPIALTSANKSGGADAVSAQEAFQTLKNSVALFLDAGECSGKVPSTVVRCLDGGLTILREGAVSKVEIERVVA; encoded by the coding sequence ATGAACAAACTGGTTCAAATCAATGCAACACAGCCCGAGCCGGAAATCATCCGCCGGGCCTGTGCGCTTTTAGAGGCAGGTGAACTGGTCGTGGTGCCGACCGAAACGGTTTACGGAATCGCCTGCGATCCGGCGCATCTCGAAAAACTTTACGCCGCCAAGGAGCGCGAGCGCGGCAAACCCATCGCGCGGCTGGCCGCCAGCTTCGAGCAGGTCGAAGCGCTCGGCGCGAAGTTTGGAGTACACGGACTGGCGCTCGCAAAAAAATACTGGCCCGGTTCGCTGACGCTGGTACTGGATACGCCGGACGGATTGACCGGCTTCCGCGTTCCGGCCCACGAAGTCCCGCTGGCGCTGGCCCGCGCCTTCGGCAAACCTATCGCGCTGACCAGCGCAAATAAAAGCGGCGGCGCAGATGCCGTTTCGGCGCAAGAAGCTTTTCAGACTCTGAAAAATTCCGTCGCGCTGTTTCTGGATGCCGGAGAATGTTCCGGTAAAGTTCCCAGCACGGTCGTCCGGTGTCTGGACGGCGGCTTGACGATTTTGCGCGAAGGCGCGGTTTCCAAAGTTGAAATTGAACGGGTGGTCGCATGA
- a CDS encoding 50S ribosomal protein L11 methyltransferase has protein sequence MKTEKPKGGAILTLMIAQNEAERISDWVAENLGRTVVELKKPGGTECALEIYFDNTIEAEIAARALEQFPIKGRAIREYADEEWAESWKKHFKPMDIGQRLRVVPPWLANSGDRNQESEVSGEKIEIVINPGLSFGTGNHFTTRFCLEQLDRFVPQSGAKTMLDVGTGSGVLAIAAVKLGAEQALGVDFDPICVECSIENAEANGVADKTAFRQHDITDGWPNEKYDIVCANIYSTLLIDNASTLLRIAGKYLLLTGIREMELDGVADTFVRLGGREIVRDCDNEWGGLVISIL, from the coding sequence ATGAAAACGGAAAAACCAAAAGGCGGAGCGATTCTGACGCTGATGATCGCGCAGAACGAAGCGGAGCGGATTAGTGATTGGGTGGCAGAAAATCTCGGCAGGACGGTCGTTGAGCTGAAAAAGCCGGGCGGAACGGAATGCGCGCTCGAAATCTATTTCGACAACACCATCGAGGCAGAAATCGCCGCGCGGGCACTGGAGCAGTTCCCGATCAAAGGGCGTGCGATCCGCGAATATGCGGACGAAGAATGGGCGGAAAGCTGGAAAAAACATTTCAAACCGATGGATATCGGGCAGCGGCTTCGCGTCGTTCCGCCGTGGCTGGCAAATTCAGGGGACAGGAATCAGGAGTCAGAAGTCAGCGGGGAGAAGATTGAGATTGTGATTAATCCGGGGCTGAGTTTTGGAACCGGCAACCATTTCACGACGCGCTTCTGTCTCGAACAGCTCGACCGGTTTGTTCCGCAGAGCGGCGCAAAGACGATGCTTGATGTCGGCACCGGTTCCGGTGTTTTGGCGATCGCCGCTGTTAAGCTGGGCGCCGAACAGGCGCTGGGCGTGGATTTTGATCCGATCTGTGTCGAGTGTTCGATTGAGAATGCCGAAGCCAACGGCGTGGCGGATAAAACGGCTTTCCGTCAGCACGACATAACCGACGGCTGGCCGAATGAAAAATATGACATCGTCTGCGCCAACATTTATTCAACGCTGCTGATCGATAACGCATCCACACTGCTGCGGATCGCCGGGAAATATCTGCTGCTGACCGGCATTCGCGAAATGGAGCTCGACGGTGTGGCCGATACATTTGTCCGGCTCGGCGGACGCGAAATCGTCCGCGACTGCGACAACGAGTGGGGCGGGTTGGTTATCAGCATTTTGTAG